The Pochonia chlamydosporia 170 chromosome 3, whole genome shotgun sequence genome contains the following window.
ATTTGTATCGCGTTCTAAAGCTTGGTGCATTCAAATCAGCAGTGCAATTGAAAGAATTGAGGCAGGAGCGAGTCTGCGTTCTTGCTCAAGGGTAGCTGAAGATGCTAAATTGGCGTGGACAGTGAAGGTggtctgtggtctggtggtattgTAGGGCAACTGCAGCCCAGCACCTGTCTGGTTGGGTCAAGGTTCATCCATGCCCACCTCGAGACTGCCGCGCCCTTCTGGAGTTAACGCCGGGACATGCGGGTCGCACCTGCAGCCTGGCTcacttgcacttgcagcTTATTAGCTTGGCTTCCCTTCTGTCCTAACTCCGATCTCCAATGACGCCAATACCTGGCGCAACTCttcaccaacctcaacacaTGGAGCTCTACATGTAGCTCTCCTAGAGAGCTCCTTCGCCTTTTCATCACCGAACAGCCTCTGCACTGAATTCAAAATGTCTTACATTGCCCCGGTACACAAACCGACGAGCATCCGACATGCTCTCCGCATCCGATTCCTGTCTCCAGATGTGGAAGATCTGGTTGTCGCGTGAGTTCGCCAGACTACCACAACTTTTCTCTACCACCACGCACTTCTTTCTAGAGCTTGTTGTTGACCCATTATTGCTGATAGGAAAGCCAATCGGCTCGAGATATGGCGTCTTACGGACGATGGCATGACTTGTCTTCATACAAAACTCATATACGGAACTATATCCATGCTTCAACGTTTGCAACCCAAAGACTCCGATACCGACTTGCTCTTTATAGGCACCGATCGATTACAATATTTCAATGTCGCCTGGAATCCCGAGACGAACCAGTTAGATACCGTCGAACAACCCATTGAAGATGCCGCTGAGCAATACATGCGGCActcccagagccagaacAAGTGCCTGGTAGACCCAACCGGCAAATTTATGGCCATGCACCTATGGGAGGGCGTGCTCAACGTGTTCCGGCTGCCTACACGCAAGGGTATCACGACAAAGCTAGTAGCTCTCGACCAAGTGCGGCTAACAGAGCTCTGGATGAAAGCCAGCACCTTTTTACACAGCCGAACTGGACATCCGAGAATCGCCTTCTTATACAAGACCCAGCTCGACCAAGAAGAGGCTCGGGTAGCTGTATACAGGCTCACAAAAGACGACAAAGGTGGCGATGTGGCCAGATTCGACCCTCACAAGGAGAGAGAGCTTGACCAGGTCATTTCGGACCCGTACGCATCCATGCTCATTCCGGTTCCTGTCAATGAAGAAAAACGATATCATGTTCGCAACAACGAGGGAGCAAAGGCACATCTAGGagggttgttggtggttggggAGACGCTGTTGACATActttgacagcctcaccTACTCCAGTGTCTCCTCAACCTTGGAGAAGCCAAAAATATACGTTGCTTGGGCAGAATATGATGACGTTCACTACCTGCTAGCCGACGACTATGGAAGGCTCGATCTATTAACCATCGAAACCAACCTGGAACCGACTGGTATTGTGGTGACTGGCATGACTGTCGCCCCTATGAAGTTTCCCGAAGGCCTGCCATATACTTCTCGAGCTTCGTCTCTTGTTTATATGGGAGATAACATGCTCTTCCTTGCGTCGCATCACGGCAATTCTCAGCTGCTTCGTATTGATATCAAGAAAAAAATCATGCAGGTGGTCAAATCTCTATCAAACAACGCACCAGTTCTAGATTTTGCCATTATGGATATGGGAAACAGAGAGGGAGATAGTCAATTCGGCAACGCCTTCTCTTCTGGCCAGGCTCGAATTGTCGCCGGATGCGGTGCATaccatgatggcagcttGCGAAGCATCCGGAGTGGTGTTGggcttgatgatgagggcaTATTGGATGAAATACAGGACACGAAGGGGCTTTTTACTCTACGGTCCCATGTTGCTAGTCAGGTAGATACGGTTGTGGTATCATCTGTTGCAGACACAAGAGTGCTTAGATTTGACCCTGCGGGTGGCATAGAGGAAGTGTACGACTTCCAAGGGTTGCGTTTGGATAAGGAGACATTGCTAGCTACCAACATATCCGACGGCCGACTCCTCCAAATAACACCGCAATCTGTCGTTTTGCTGGACTCAGAGAGTGGTGTGGCTTTGTGTTCATGGGATGTCCCGAATGGCAAATCTATCACGGCGGCATCAGCAAATTCTGGTTGGGCCTTGGTTTCAATCGATGGGTCAACGCTCGTTTCTTTGAATCTCCACGATAACTTGACCGCCGTTTCACGAGATACGACCCGAGATGCCTCGACAGGACAGCTCGACCAGATCTCATGTCTTCACGCCGCACGCGATTCTCCTGACATAGGAGTGGTGGGTTGGTGGGCTTCGGGAACTATATCCATTGTCAATCTTGCTACACTGGAACCTTTACACGGCGAATCGCTAAGGCAAACCGAGGATAGTGCGTCGGTGCCTCGGGATATTGCGCTGGTGCAACTTCATCCACCAAATGTTTCCGGCGCCACGCTCCTCGTCGCGTTGGAAGATGGCAATGTTGTTACCTTCAACATGTCTATGCAAGGCTACACGATATCAGGTCGCAAGAGTGTGACTTTGGGGAGCAGCCCTGCCCGTCTGCATGTTCTTCCACAAGACGATGGGACTTGCAACGTATTTGCAACTACCGAGCACGCTAGCTTGATCTATAGTGCTGAGGGAAGAATTATATATTCTGCTACAACTGCAGACGACGCAACATTCGTCGCGCCGTTTGACTCCGAGGCTTTTCCTAACTCAATCATTCTTTCTACAGACAACCATATACGGTTGTGCCATATTGATAAGGAACGCCTTACACATGTCAAGACACTTCCTGTCAAAGAGACTGTCCGACGTGTTGCATATTCGCCTACATTGAAAGcgtttggtttgggttgtATCAAGAAGGAGCTTCGCAACAATGAAGAAATCATAACTAGCTCATTTAggcttgttgatgaaatTGTATTCCAAGAACTTGGCGAGCCATTTGTCCTCAATGCATCTACCTCTCTAGAAATGGTTGAAGCTGTCATTCGAGCAGAATTGCCAGATAGCACAGGCAATCTTGCGGAGCTGTTTTTTGTGGGGACAAGTTTCATAacggatgatgatggcatcgaaGAAAACGATACCCGAGGGCGAATCTTAGTACTCGGTGTTGACGAACGTCGGCGAGTGTACCAGATCGTTTCTCACAATCTGAAGGGGGCTTGCCGATGTCTTAGCACTCTTGGGGAGCATATTGTGGCCGGCCTTTCGAAAACCGTGGTAGTGTACAACTATGTGGAAGAAACCACGACAACCGGTTCTTTGCAAAAGCTGGCAGCTTATCGGCCTGCTTCGTTTCCCATGGACCTCGACATCTCTGGTAATATGA
Protein-coding sequences here:
- a CDS encoding UV-damaged DNA binding protein (similar to Neosartorya fischeri NRRL 181 XP_001258220.1), producing the protein MSYIAPVHKPTSIRHALRIRFLSPDVEDLVVAKANRLEIWRLTDDGMTCLHTKLIYGTISMLQRLQPKDSDTDLLFIGTDRLQYFNVAWNPETNQLDTVEQPIEDAAEQYMRHSQSQNKCLVDPTGKFMAMHLWEGVLNVFRLPTRKGITTKLVALDQVRLTELWMKASTFLHSRTGHPRIAFLYKTQLDQEEARVAVYRLTKDDKGGDVARFDPHKERELDQVISDPYASMLIPVPVNEEKRYHVRNNEGAKAHLGGLLVVGETLLTYFDSLTYSSVSSTLEKPKIYVAWAEYDDVHYLLADDYGRLDLLTIETNLEPTGIVVTGMTVAPMKFPEGLPYTSRASSLVYMGDNMLFLASHHGNSQLLRIDIKKKIMQVVKSLSNNAPVLDFAIMDMGNREGDSQFGNAFSSGQARIVAGCGAYHDGSLRSIRSGVGLDDEGILDEIQDTKGLFTLRSHVASQVDTVVVSSVADTRVLRFDPAGGIEEVYDFQGLRLDKETLLATNISDGRLLQITPQSVVLLDSESGVALCSWDVPNGKSITAASANSGWALVSIDGSTLVSLNLHDNLTAVSRDTTRDASTGQLDQISCLHAARDSPDIGVVGWWASGTISIVNLATLEPLHGESLRQTEDSASVPRDIALVQLHPPNVSGATLLVALEDGNVVTFNMSMQGYTISGRKSVTLGSSPARLHVLPQDDGTCNVFATTEHASLIYSAEGRIIYSATTADDATFVAPFDSEAFPNSIILSTDNHIRLCHIDKERLTHVKTLPVKETVRRVAYSPTLKAFGLGCIKKELRNNEEIITSSFRLVDEIVFQELGEPFVLNASTSLEMVEAVIRAELPDSTGNLAELFFVGTSFITDDDGIEENDTRGRILVLGVDERRRVYQIVSHNLKGACRCLSTLGEHIVAGLSKTVVVYNYVEETTTTGSLQKLAAYRPASFPMDLDISGNMIGVVDLMQSLSLVEFFPSQDGSRPRLEETARHFQPGWATSVCHLDGERWLEADAQGNIIVLQRNPEAPTEQDRNKLEVTGEMNIGEQINRIRKLHVVSGENAVVSPKAFLGSIEGTLYLFGEIAPNYQDLLLTFQSRLKDFIYAPGNISFDLWRAFRNKAREGDGPFRFIDGEMIERFLDLDEEKQELVCEGLGPSVEDMRNMIEELRRMH